The genomic segment TGTCTTTGCACAGTGGAATAGCATAcggcaataaaaatgaacaataccGACTGCACACCAGATGGATGCAGCCCACAGACACAACATTGACTAAGCGGACCAGGCAAAAGCTTGCATACCATACGGCTTCACTCAGCTAAAAGTCCCCACATGAAGCCATGGTGCTTTAGAAAGCAGGCAGGGTTAGCGTCAGGAATGAGGCACGGATAAAACCCATGGGTGCCAGGTACATGAGTGGTCAGTCTCTGAAAATTCCTCCGCAGGACACTTGTACTTATGCCCTTCCCTGTGCATGGTGTGCTtcaacaaggttttttttttttttttttttttttttgagacggagtcttactccatcacccaggctagagtgcagtggaacgatctcggctcactgcaaccgccgcctcccgggttcaagcgattctcctgcctcagccccccgagtaactgggactataggcacacgccaccatgcttggctgatttttgtatttttagtagagatggggtttcaccatgttggtcaggctggtctcgaactcctgacctcgggtgatccacccgcctcagcctcccaaagtgctgggattacacatgtgagccactgttTACCCGGCCAACAACGCTtcttaaaagatacaaataaaacgGATGGGCCAGTGCTTTTGGGGGGTTTCTGTCCTGGCTCTGACACCTCAGGCTTGGCTGGGCTCGGGAAGAAgtcagggctggggcagggtccAGAGGAGACCCTGTGGCAGAGGCCCGGGACAGCACAGGCGAGAGAGATTGAGCCCACTCACCCGGCAGATGGCCTTTCCTGTTATGAGGTCCCCAGCGCACAGCATGTCCTCGTGGATGGTGTAGTCACTGCTGCTTGGCTGGCCGGGGTACTGGGGCTGGAAAAAGGATCCGCAGACACTATTTTCCATGACaccgacctctgcctcctgaagctGGAAGGGCTCAGGCAGGAAGACTGTGGGAGGAGGTGTCAGATGTGCAGCCAGAGGGAAGCCCTCCCTTCCCAGCCCGCTCACCCAGGGAGGGCACCACCAAGACGAGGGGACAGGCAAAGGGGAAGGGCCTGCAGTAAGACGAGCCAGGACGGAGGCCAATGTGGCTGCAAGGGAGCAGGCGTGGGGTGAAGGGTGAGGCGCAGCCGCCTCGGGGCCCAGAGCGGGGGCCCTCCTAGCCAGGATGTGGTGTTGGAGGTGTCATTCCAAGCACACTGGGACACAATAGAAGGGTCTTATGCATCAAAAACAAGCCCTCTGGCTGCTaagaggaggcagagctggaggcagggagggtggCAGTTGGAGTGGCAGCCCGGCTGGTGGCATACCTAGCAGGTGCCGGGCAGGCTTGAGCAGTGTGACAAATCAGACACGCCCTTCCTCAAGGAGCAACTGGTCTGGGGACACTTGGGCTGTGGTTCCAGCTGTCACCCCCAGATCTGGCCTGGGGTCCCCATGTGGGCAAAGCCTGATGACAGGGGCCCACCCCTGCACAATGCCTGCCCTGTGTGGGCCTCATGGGTCCTTGGGGGCTGCTGGTGTGTGGAGAGAGAAGGATGACTGGAGCCCAGATCTCTCATCAAGGTCAATGGCTCTCTGCTCGGAAGCTGCTCCAACTAACTGATGACTTCCCCAGGCCCTAActcctcctctcccacctggaGAATCTTCTCTGCCTTGATTCTTAGAGAATGACAGtccctgggaggccgagacgggtggatcacctgaggctgggaattcgaagccagcctgaccaacatggagataccccatctctactaaaaacacaaaattagccaggtgtggtggctcatgcctgtattcctagctactcaggaggatgaggaggagaatcgcttgaaccggggaggtgggggttgtgatgagccaagatcatgccattgcactccagcctgggcaacaagagcgagactccatctcaaaaaaaaaaaaaagttggagaacGACAGTCCCAGGAGGCTGTCTTTGGAGGACCAGCTGCTCTCATGACTAGGGCCGAGTGACTGACATTCAGCGGCAAGGGCAGGGAGGCCAGCTCTGGCCTGCTCATGGAATGCCTGTCTTAAACGCCTCCTCTGAGATAGTCTGCCAGATGATGACCCCACAAATAATTCCAAATTGCCATTCCACTGTTTTGCACTCATCACTATATTTTCCTAAATCAAaagtatttgttcttttgctgGAGTCTTTACCTAACATTTCTTCCCTCTCAGtctacaaatatacaaatatatgacaAATATGCCAGGCGAGCAGCGAGGTTCACATCCACAGAGGTGAGTGTTCTTCAGACATAAACACCTGGGCCGAGGACAGACctgctctctcttttttgtttttgagacagtcttgctctgttgcccagctggagtgcggtggtgcgatctcggctcactgcaacctctgcctccctggttcaagcgattctcctgcctcagccttcccagaagctgggattacaggcacccgccaccatgcccagttaatttttgtgtgtgtgtgtgtatatatatatatgtgtgtgtgtgtgtgtatatatatatatatatagttttttttttttttttaagtagagatagggtttcaccatattgaccaggatggtcttgatctcttgacctcgtaatctgcccacctcggtctcccaaaatgctgagattacaggcgtgagccacggcacccgcaGGCCTACTCTTACTTGCTACTGATGCCCAGCACCTTCCACCGCCATGGAAGCTCCAGGGCGCTTGGTGAGGCCCTGGAGGAGGTCAGACCGCAGCAGGCCCTTGTGGTCAGGGTGGAGTCAGTAACATTCAGAACCAGGGAACCCTGAATGGCTCAGAGTCAAAGAGCCCAAGTGCCTGCCTCCAAAAGCGGGAGATGCTCAGGCCACTTGACTGCACTGCTCACCATCCTCGGTGACCATTCCCCAACCAGATATCCAGCAGGAGCTGTCAGGGGCCAACGACGTGGTGGGTTCCGGAAGGCAGGCGGGGAGGATGTGGGAGCTGAATTCCACAGGACGGTGCAGTTGCAGCAGGGTGATGTCACTCCCCATGCGGTGCCACTTGTTATAGTCAGCGTGCACCATGATCCTGTTCACCGTCATCTGCCGGCTGTGCTCTGTGGGATGGCTTAGCTGGTTGTACCCAAGTAGGATCCGGTAATCAGATGGGTTAGTGGACCTGTTGTGGGGAGGCTCCTCTGAGTGCTGGGCCGGCACCCTCACCCCAGCTGCCCACCTGGCAGGCACCCAGACCCCACCATCACTCTGGGGTtactctctcctcccttcctcatGTCAGAGAGCCCTGCTTTGGTCTTGACAAGAGCTTAGAGGCCTTTGGGACACTTGGCCAGGGATGATTCCTGTGGCTTTCTCAGCATGCCCCAGACTCAAAGGAGTCAAGAATCTTAGTGCAGAAAACACTGGGGGTGCATTACGTCACCCCTTCATTTCAGAAGAGAAGAGACTTGGCTCATTCCTAGCTCTGACCAGAACCCTCCTGAGGCCCCATGACCTACAGTAATTCTCGAAGACCCTATTTCCCTAGCCAGTATGCTCCACCCCCTTCTCCCCAGTCCTCGTGCACCACCATCTCCAAGGCTGCCCCACCTGGTGACGGGAACTCAGCAGGTATTGGTGGAGCACATGGAGGAGTTCATGGAACTGAACTTGTTTCCAGAAAACAAGTGACTTTCCAACCCACAGGTCCTGGCTGTATGGTCCTCCTCCCCCCACATGCCTGCATCCACCTCCCCAAAGGCCTCTCCTGCTCCGAGCCGCTGTCTGGCGCAGGGTCTACCATGGTCCTGGGCTTGTGCCTCACTTTCCTGACAGGATGAGAAGCCTCAGGGTGGGGCTTGCATCTCTGTGCACCGCACAACGGGCCTGACTTGAGGCCTGGCACCCGCGGGTGCTGAATAAATGAGTGGGATCTGAGGAGGATGCTACAGCCAGCTATGTCCAAAGCTCTGGCTTCCTGGCTCAGAATTTGACATCCTCCCCGACTCCCTCAGAGCACACAGCAAGCCCAGGAAGCACTGGAGGAGTAACTCAGTCTGCTGACCCTCTCTGCCTCACACCTCCTGGGACAGAGGCCGTCTGTTTCATCTTTCACTCTCGTCTGTGGGGACGGTGGCACATAATTCTCCAGAAGTGACAAAACCCCCCTGGCTGGACATAATGTGCCAGCATGTGTGGGTAGCCAGGACGTAGGGGAGCCTTCGGCAAGTGTTCCCTGGACAGCCTGCAATGAGCCCTGGCTGGAAGGGGCCAGGCACTCGACTATGCATGCCTGGCCCTGGGAAGCCCTGGAACTGTCACTCTGTCTCATCACCTGAAGCGTGTGTCAAGTGTGTGTGACCTGGGATGCTGCACACCCACTACCACTTACACAAGAAAAACCGAGGCCCACTGAGATTGTGTGGATGGCCTAGAGCTGGGCAAGATGCAGAAACCAAAGCTCACATTGACTGGAACATCAGGATTTTGATTCCTAAAGTTTACAGCAGATGGAGAGTGGGCTGGAGGTGGTTCCCTTTAGAAATAAAGTCTGTTTTCCTCTATTTATTGATAATCCCAATTAGAGTGGATTAATTTTCAtttagctatttattttattttgttctattttattttttatttttttatttttttatttttattttttttgagacggagtctcacgctgttgcccaggctggagtgcagtggcgcgatctcagctcactgcaagctccacctcccgggttcccgccattctcctgcctcagcctcctgagtagctgggactacaggcgcccgccaccgcgcccggctaattttttgtatttttagtagagacggggtttcactgtggtctcgatctcctgaccttgtgatccgcccgcctcggcctcccaaagtgctgggattacaggcttgagccaccgcgcccggcctattttatttttgagacaagatctggctttgtggcccaggctggaatgcagtggcacaaccacatttcactgcagcctcaacctccctgggctcaggtgatcctcctgcctcagcctcctcagtagcagggaccacaggcatgccccGTCATAtttggctgattttttatttttagtagagatggagttttgccatgttgcccaggctggtcttgaactcttgggctcaagcaatccacccgccttggcctcctaaagtgctgggattacaggtgtgagccaccgtgacaggccttaactatttatttatttttacttttaattatttacttattttcagacagggtctcatcgtGTCGCCTGGggtggggtgcaatggtgtgatcacagtcactgcagccttggcctcccaggctcaagtgattctcccgagtagctgggagtacaggcgcacaccaccaggcctggctaaattttgtaatttttgtagcgatgaggtgtcactatgttgcccaggctgatctggaattcCCGGACTCatacaatcctcccacctcagcctcccgaagtactaggattacaggtgtgagccatcacacccggctccATTTAGCTGTTTCAAAGTCATGTGCGTGTAATGAGACAAGCACACCATCTTAGCAGGTTGACCAATGTGGGGTGgagtggcgggggggggggggggggggggcggtggtggtgggcggggggggggtgggcgggggggggtgggcggggggggggggggtgggcgGGGGGGGGGATGCCCAACCCCAGAGTGAGAGATGAGGTAGGATCCTTTGCCtgggagatgccacacacttggTCAGGAGACTGGAGCAGTCTGATGGGCAGGGACAGCATTCCAGGCACAGGGCACTGCTGGGTCAAAGGCAGGACACCCGGGGGCAGCAAACTGTCCCAGAACAAAGCCTACAAAGAAAAGGCTGCACCCTCACTTCAGGCTTCCCTCTCGAGTGCCCTCCCACAGCAGGGCCTTGAGGGAAGATGCACCTTTGGAAGCAGTGAGCAGCAGAGGCCACCCAGTTGCTGTCGATGAGGGCAGCTCCGCAGATGTGCCTGCCGAGATAGAGTAGACTGGCCTGCCATGGCCACCGCTCAGGTTCCGCCCTCTGGCCTCCGAAGATCTTCCCGGTGGGCCTCCCGGAGGAATTCCCGCTGAATCTGGTCTTCCCACACACTGTGGAGACAGCCCAGCAATGAGGTGCCTGCATGAAGGACGCCAGCCCCTGGTGCCCCCAAATGTCAGGATCAACAGGACCCGGGGCCGCCGTGCCCCTCCTCTCACTTCACAGGAGGGACATGTCCAAGGCTCAGGGTGAAGCCACGCGGCCCATGGGACAGCACCACCTGGATGACCTGGGAACACACAGCCCAAGGCCCCCTGTCAGGGGCGACGGCCGGTGGGGCTGGGGGGTGAGCACCGGGCCCGGCTTCTCCCAGGCTTCATGCCGTGTGTGTTGGCgcagaggctgcagaagggaTGCACCGCTCCACCGCGCGGCCCCTAAGCGGCTGTGCCCTCCCTTCCCGGCCCAGTGCGCCCCCAGACTGAAGCGAACCAGAGACACTCCGGCCACAGTCCTGTCTGCAGTAGCATTTCCCCATCCTGGAAATGAGGGTGTGTGGGGCGCTGGACTGCAGAGGCCTGAGATCCAGCCCGGCAGGGCCAGCGCGGGAGCCCCATCCTCTCCGCTCCTTCCAAGGCGCCTTCCTCCCAGGGCCCGGGAGCCAGACCTGCCCGGCCGGGCCTTCCGGGCGGGTGTCCGCGTCGGGCGGCAGGGCAGGGCCACGAGAGGCAGGCGACCTCCGCTCCTCGCTCCGTCCGGACCACCCCCGCCCGCTCACCTGCAGAGAGGGACGAGGCGGACGGGAAGCGCAGCAGCAGGAGGAGCGGCCAGAGGATCGCGGCGGCCAGCGCGCAGGGTCCCCGCCGGCCCCGGCCTGAGCGCTCTGCCCCCGCGTCCCTCATCCGGCCGGTGGCCTGGGCGTCCCCAACGGGGCGGAGAGCGCGGCGCGTGGCCAACCGCGGGGCTCCGGGAAACCGCCCGCGGCCATCGGGGTGCTGGGACCGGATCCCAGGCGGGCGGGTGTGGGGAGCCCGGGCTCGTGGGAGGCAGGGGTCACTGGGAACCCCCAGAGCGTCACAGGGCCCCTCCCTCCAGGGACTCCACTGTGCAGAGGAGACACGAAGGCAACTATGGCCCAAGCGCAGAAATACACAGTAATGGTGAGAGGGCGAGTGCTTACATCATGTCATCAAGCATTTCCAGCTTGATTTCCGAGTTTAACCCACTCCTCCACAAGGACGCCGGCCCTGGGATTAGGTCAGGCCCACCAGGGACAATATAATATCCTTTTCTTAAACTCCAGCATGCCACAGTCGTGAGAGGCCTGTGCCGTCTCAGTCGTGAGAGGCCTGTGCGGTCTCAGTCACAGGTCCCTCCACACTCAACAGGAGGGTCATAGACAACAGCTGGGTGGCAGGGAGTCATCTGAGAACTCTGCCTAACACAACCTCCGGCCTCCAGTGACGCATGTCCCTCCCAATCCCCAGAATGCATTCAGCATACCTCAAGGTTACCAAGAGCCTCATCCTGTTACCGGAACAGGGCCTGATTCAGACATGAAGAGAGGAATTCGGGcggtccataaagtgaaagcacgtttcttaagaaagtaaaggaataaaagaatggctactccacaggcagttgcccatttttatggttatttcttgattatatgctaaacaaggggtggattattcatgagtttccAGGGAAAGGGATGGACAGTTACCAGAACTGAGAGTTCCTCCCTCTTTCAGACCATATAGGGTGACTTCGTGACCTTGcggtaaactgtcatggcactggtgggagtgtctctgAGCATGCTAATGTGTTATAACTAGCATATAATGAGCATTGAGGACCACCAGAAGTCACTCTCGTCACCATCTGGGTTTTGGTGGGTATTGGCTGGCTCCTTTACCCCAACCTATTTTAACAAGATCTTTATGACTTGTATCTTTTGCCTACCTcctatctcattctgtgacttagaatACCTAACCTCctgggggccgggcatggtgactcccacctgtaatcccagcactttgggaggccaaggtgggcagatcacctgagatcaggagttccagaccagcctggccaacatggtgaaaccccgtctctaataaagatacaaaaattagcaaggcatggtggcaggtgtctgtagtcccagctacttgggaggctgaggcagaatagcttggacctgggaggcagaggttgcagcaagccgagatcataccactgcactccagcctgggtgacagctagactttttaaaaaaaaaaaaaaaaaaaggccgggcgcggtagctcacacctgtaatcccagcactttgggaggctgagacgggcggatcacaaagtcagaagattgagaccatcctggctaacaaggtgaagccccatctctactaaaaaatacaaaaacatagccgggggtggtggcaggtgcctgtagtcccagctactcgggaggctgaggcaggagaatggcgtgaacctgggaggcggagcttgcagctaagattgcgccactgcactccagcctgggcaacagagcggcaagactccgtctcaaagaaaaaaaaaaaaaagcctaacctcttgggaatgcagcccagtaggtctcaacCTCCTTTTACcggcccctattcaagatggagttgctctggttcaaacgcctctggcAATCTCGTTAGAGTCTCAGCTTAAAATTCAAAATCTCATCATCTACATCTAAATAGAATTATCTCATCAGCTCAAAATCCAAAATGTCATCATTTAAATACTTCAGATGGAATATGGATCAGGTTCCCGGCTGTAATCTGCTAAATACAGCTCTTGAGCACAATTCTTCCTGACCTGTGGACCTATGAAACGAAAGAAACTTCCTACCCCAACATTCTGCACATACAGTGATAAGACGGGCACAGCATAATGCTCAAAAGGAGGTTGGGGGAATGGACAGTAAAAAGCAGTGACTAGTCCATAGCAGCTTTTATATCCTTCTGGAACAAACTCCATTAGGTTTCAAGGCCTGGGAGAAAATCCTGTGGCTCTCAGCTCGGGTCATCCTTCCTTTTTCATGCTAAGTAGCACGTTTGCATCCAAGTAGTTCTACTGCCTTGCTTCCTGCAAGTGGAATTCTGGGGGCCTTCTTTCATTGTGTACTTTCCCTGTCCCTGTCAGTATGAGCTGGGAATGTTCTGCTGAAATAAACATCTCAAGAACCTCATAGTCCTTGTGTGTTTCACCAGTTTCACTTCATTAGATAAAGTCACATGCACAATCTTTTCGAGATAGTCCCTCCTCCACCTGGCCTCCTGCTGAGATGGCAGCGTCCTTGGGGCCCTCTGTTGTGACTATACCTCAATGTCTTGAAAGGGCCCTTGGATGGACTGACTATTCTGACCTCTTGGTCTTTCTGGGGTCTTAGCAGAACATTAGAGTGTCAGACTTTTCTCTGTGCCATGGTTTCAGCGACCATCTCTGACTTTTAGCATCTTTTGACA from the Macaca nemestrina isolate mMacNem1 chromosome 11, mMacNem.hap1, whole genome shotgun sequence genome contains:
- the LOC105464155 gene encoding serine protease 40 — translated: MRDAGAERSGRGRRGPCALAAAILWPLLLLLRFPSASSLSAVCGKTRFSGNSSGRPTGKIFGGQRAEPERWPWQASLLYLGRHICGAALIDSNWVASAAHCFQRSTNPSDYRILLGYNQLSHPTEHSRQMTVNRIMVHADYNKWHRMGSDITLLQLHRPVEFSSHILPACLPEPTTSLAPDSSCWISGWGMVTEDVFLPEPFQLQEAEVGVMENSVCGSFFQPQYPGQPSSSDYTIHEDMLCAGDLITGKAICRGDSGGPLVCLLNGTWFLMGLSSWSLNCRSPIGPSVFTRLSYFTNWISQKKRESPPLDPALAPPQEMPPALDSMTSQGTVYKPGLCAALPAAHTLLLLLILLGSL